From the Fusobacterium ulcerans ATCC 49185 genome, the window GTTCTGCTAATGCCTTTTCAGCTTCTTCTTTAGTTGGTGCTACTCCATGGAATCCACAAACATTTTCCATGAAAGACACTCCTTTACCTTTTACAGTTTTAGCTATCACAATAGTTGGTTTTCCTTTTGCCTCTTTTGCTTTATCCAAAGCAGAAAGAATTTCTTCAAAGTTATGTCCATCTATTCTAATAACATTCCATCCAAAAGCTTCCCATTTTGCATCAACAGGTTCCACACCCATAATTTTATCTACATTTCCATCTATTTGAAGATTATTAAAGTCTAAGAATGCACATACATTATCAAGTTTATAATGTGCTGCTGTCATTGCAGCTTCCCATATCTGTCCTTCTTGTAATTCTCCATCTCCTAGGATGATATATGTTCTGTAAGATTCTCCAGAAAGTTTAGCATTTAATGCCATACCATTTGCTACTGATAATCCCTGTCCTAATGAACCAGTAGAGATTTCTACTCCTGGAACTTTTTTCATGTCAGGGTGTCCTTGTAATATTGATCCATATTGTCTTAAAGTTTTTAGGATAGCCTTATCAAAATATCCTCTCTCTGCAAGTGTAGCATATAATGCTGGTGCTGCATGTCCTTTTGATAATACAAATCTGTCTCTTCCTGCCATTTTAGGATTAGCAGGATCTATATTCATCTCTGAAAAATATAGAGCTGTTAAAATGTCTGTTGCTGACAGTGATCCTCCTGGGTGTCCTGACTTTGCTTCACAGATCATTTCTACAATAGATTTTCTTATACTAGTAGCTTTTTCTTCTAGAGTTTTGATATCTTTCATTTATTTCTCCTTTCAAATATTTATATTCTCTCTAAATTATATTATTTTATACATAATATTGTCAAGAAAAGGTATTTTTTTAGCTTAAAAAAACATACCTACCCTTTTTAAAACCAAGTCAATACTGCTTTCTAAAAATTTAAATATATCTTTATATTTGATACATCCTATGACTAAAAGAAAAAAAGAATAGGAAAATAAAGGTCTTATAAGTTTCCCTTCTTTTTTCATATTTTTGAGGATAGTAAATACCCCCAAAGAAAACAGATACAAAAATTCCATACTATTTTTAGTATAAGCAATAGCTATAATAGTGCTTAATACTGTAAAAAATATTAGTAGAGTCTTTGTTAGTTGTGGATTACAGCTTATCCCTATAACTGGTATTTTAAGAAGAGCTCCTCCTCCCCAGCCTTTTGGATACAAATCAAAAATAAAATGAAGAGATAATGCCAGTGCAAAACCTATAAGAAAATATCTAAAAGTATCATTACTATCTCTCTCATAAAATCTTATTAATATAAGAAGAATTAAAGGACTGTGTGTAAGAATACTCCTGTGTTTCAAATTAAATTTAAAATCCCAGTCAGGAAATCTTATTCCTAAAAAATAAGCTGTAAAAGAAACTATTATTCCTGCAAAGCTTACTTTATCAAAAAATTTTATCAGAAAATCCATTTTTTCTCCCTTGTTTTGAAAAAAAAGGAGCAGAAAATATCTGCTCCTTCTGCCTTTTATGTAAGGTTAATTACTTTAAATATTACTATTTAGTAATTTCAGCAACTACACCAGAAGCTACTGTTCTTCCACCTTCTCTGATTGCGAATCTTAATCCTGTTTCCATTGCGATTGGGTGGATTAATTCTACTCTCATTTCTATGTTATCTCCTGGCATTACCATTTCTACTCCTTCTGGTAATGTTACTGCTCCTGTTATATCTGTAGTTCTGAAGTAGAATTGTGGTCTGTATCCTGAGAAGAATGGTGTATGTCTTCCTCCCTCTTCTTTTGTCAATACATATACTTCTGATCTAAATCCTGTATGTGGTAGGATTGATCCTGGTTTTGCTAGTACTTGTCCTCTTTCTACATCTTCTTTTTTAGTTCCTCTTAATAGAGCTCCTATGTTATCTCCTGCTTGACCTTGATCAAGTAGTTTTCTAAACATTTCTACTCCTGTACATGTTGTCTTTGCTGTAGGTTTGATTCCTATTATTTCTAATTCTTCTCCTACTTTTACTATTCCTCTTTCTACTCTTCCTGTTACAACTGTTCCTCTTCCTGTTATTGTGAACACGTCTTCTATTGGCATCAAGAATGGTTGATCTACTGCTCTTTCTGGAGTTGGAATATACTCATCTACTGCGTTCATTAGCGCCATTATTTGATCTACCCATTTTTGTTCTCCATTTAATGCTCCTAGTGATGATCCTGTTATTACTGGAATGTCATCTCCTGGGAATCCATACTCTGTTAGTAATTCTCTTACTTCCATTTCTACTAGTTCTAGTAATTCTGGATCGTCTACCATATCTGCTTTATTTAAATATACTACGATATATGGAACTCCAACCTGTCTTGATAGTAGGATGTGCTCTCTTGTTTGTGGCATAGGTCCATCTGCTGCTGATACAACTAGAATAGCTCCATCCATTTGAGCTGCTCCTGTGATCATGTTTTTTACATAGTCAGCATGTCCTGGACAGTCAACGTGTGCGTAGTGTCTTTTTTCTGTTTCATACTCAATGTGAGCTGTGTTGATTGTGATTCCTCTTTCTCTTTCTTCTGGAGCTACGTCGATTTTATCAAAATCAACTTTTTGAGCTAGTCCTAAGTCTGATAAAACTTTAGAAATAGCTGCTGTTGTAGTTGTTTTTCCGTGGTCAACGTGTCCAATTGTTCCAATGTTTACATGGGGTTTGCTTCTTTCGAATTTTGCTTTAGCCATTTAAATTCTCCTCCTAATTTTTATATTTTTATTT encodes:
- a CDS encoding transketolase, with product MKDIKTLEEKATSIRKSIVEMICEAKSGHPGGSLSATDILTALYFSEMNIDPANPKMAGRDRFVLSKGHAAPALYATLAERGYFDKAILKTLRQYGSILQGHPDMKKVPGVEISTGSLGQGLSVANGMALNAKLSGESYRTYIILGDGELQEGQIWEAAMTAAHYKLDNVCAFLDFNNLQIDGNVDKIMGVEPVDAKWEAFGWNVIRIDGHNFEEILSALDKAKEAKGKPTIVIAKTVKGKGVSFMENVCGFHGVAPTKEEAEKALAELNSK
- the tuf gene encoding elongation factor Tu gives rise to the protein MAKAKFERSKPHVNIGTIGHVDHGKTTTTAAISKVLSDLGLAQKVDFDKIDVAPEERERGITINTAHIEYETEKRHYAHVDCPGHADYVKNMITGAAQMDGAILVVSAADGPMPQTREHILLSRQVGVPYIVVYLNKADMVDDPELLELVEMEVRELLTEYGFPGDDIPVITGSSLGALNGEQKWVDQIMALMNAVDEYIPTPERAVDQPFLMPIEDVFTITGRGTVVTGRVERGIVKVGEELEIIGIKPTAKTTCTGVEMFRKLLDQGQAGDNIGALLRGTKKEDVERGQVLAKPGSILPHTGFRSEVYVLTKEEGGRHTPFFSGYRPQFYFRTTDITGAVTLPEGVEMVMPGDNIEMRVELIHPIAMETGLRFAIREGGRTVASGVVAEITK